The following are encoded together in the Pseudomonas maumuensis genome:
- the rlmE gene encoding 23S rRNA (uridine(2552)-2'-O)-methyltransferase RlmE, with translation MVQRSKSSANWLREHFNDPFVKQAQKDGYRSRASYKLLEIQEKDRLIRPGMSVIDLGAAPGGWSQVTSRLIGGQGRLIASDILEMDSIPDVTFIQGDFTQDEVLQQILQAVGDSHVDLVISDMAPNMSGTPAVDMPRAMFLCELALDLATRVLKPGGDFLIKIFQGEGFDMYLKDVRSKFDKVQMRKPSSSRDRSREQYLLGKGFKGA, from the coding sequence GTGGTACAACGTTCCAAAAGCAGCGCCAACTGGCTGCGCGAACATTTCAACGACCCTTTTGTGAAGCAAGCGCAGAAGGATGGCTACCGCTCGCGTGCGAGCTACAAACTGCTGGAGATCCAGGAGAAAGACCGCCTGATCCGCCCTGGCATGAGCGTGATCGACCTCGGCGCAGCGCCAGGTGGCTGGTCGCAGGTGACCAGTCGTCTGATTGGCGGCCAAGGGCGGTTGATCGCCTCGGACATCCTGGAAATGGACTCGATCCCGGACGTTACCTTCATTCAGGGCGACTTTACCCAGGATGAAGTACTGCAACAGATCCTGCAGGCGGTCGGTGATTCGCACGTAGACCTTGTGATTTCCGATATGGCCCCCAATATGAGTGGTACGCCTGCGGTGGACATGCCGCGTGCCATGTTCCTCTGCGAACTGGCCCTGGATCTGGCGACCCGCGTGCTCAAGCCCGGCGGGGATTTCCTGATCAAGATCTTCCAGGGCGAAGGTTTCGACATGTACTTGAAGGACGTGCGCTCCAAGTTCGACAAGGTGCAGATGCGCAAGCCGTCGTCCTCGCGGGATCGCTCCCGTGAACAGTACCTGTTGGGCAAAGGTTTCAAGGGAGCATGA
- the carB gene encoding carbamoyl-phosphate synthase large subunit codes for MPKRTDIKSILILGAGPIVIGQACEFDYSGAQACKALREEGFRVILVNSNPATIMTDPAMADATYIEPIKWQSVAKIIEKERPDAVLPTMGGQTALNCALDLERHGVLEKFGVEMIGANADTIDKAEDRSRFDKAMKDIGLECPRSGIAHSMEEANAVLEKLGFPCIIRPSFTMGGTGGGIAYNREEFEEICTRGLDLSPTKELLIDESLIGWKEYEMEVVRDKKDNCIIVCSIENFDPMGVHTGDSITVAPAQTLTDKEYQIMRNASLAVLREIGVETGGSNVQFGICPNTGRMVVIEMNPRVSRSSALASKATGFPIAKIAAKLAIGYTLDELQNDITGGRTPASFEPSIDYVVTKLPRFAFEKFPKADARLTTQMKSVGEVMAIGRTFQESLQKALRGLEVGACGLDPKVDLANPEAASILKRELTVPGAERIWYVADAMRSGMTIEEIFQLTGIDLWFLVQMEDLIKEEEKVKTLALSAIDKDYMLRLKRKGFSDQRLAKLLGITDKNLRRHRHKLEVFPVYKRVDTCAAEFATDTAYLYSTYEEECEANPSTRDKIMILGGGPNRIGQGIEFDYCCVHAALALREDGYETIMVNCNPETVSTDYDTSDRLYFEPLTLEDVLEVCRVEKPKGVIVHYGGQTPLKLARALEEAGVPIIGTSPDAIDRAEDRERFQQMVQRLNLLQPPNATVRSEDEAIKAAGTIGYPLVVRPSYVLGGRAMEIVYELDELKRYLREAVQVSNDSPVLLDHFLNCAIEMDVDAVCDGTDVVIGAIMQHIEQAGVHSGDSACSLPPYSLSKEVQDEVRVQVKKMALELGVVGLMNVQLALQGDKIYVIEVNPRASRTVPFVSKCIGTSLAMIAARVMAGKTLKELGFTQEIIPNFYSVKEAVFPFAKFPGVDPILGPEMKSTGEVMGVGDSFGEAFAKAQMGASEVLPTGGTAFISVRDDDKPQVAGVARDLIALGFEVVATAGTAKVIEAAGLKVRRVNKVTEGRPHVVDMIKNDEVSLIINTTEGRQSIADSYSIRRNALQHKIYCTTTIAAGEAICEALKFGPEKTVRRLQDLHAGLKA; via the coding sequence ATGCCAAAACGTACAGACATCAAAAGCATCCTGATTCTCGGCGCTGGCCCGATCGTGATCGGCCAGGCCTGTGAGTTCGACTATTCCGGCGCCCAGGCCTGCAAGGCCCTGCGCGAGGAAGGTTTCCGCGTCATCCTGGTGAACTCCAACCCCGCCACCATCATGACCGACCCGGCCATGGCCGACGCCACCTACATCGAGCCGATCAAATGGCAGTCGGTGGCCAAGATCATCGAGAAAGAGCGCCCGGACGCCGTCCTGCCGACCATGGGCGGCCAGACCGCGCTGAACTGCGCCCTGGACTTGGAGCGCCATGGCGTTCTGGAAAAGTTCGGCGTGGAAATGATCGGTGCCAACGCCGACACCATCGACAAGGCCGAAGACCGCTCGCGCTTCGACAAGGCCATGAAGGACATCGGCCTTGAGTGCCCGCGCTCGGGTATCGCCCACAGCATGGAAGAGGCCAATGCGGTCCTCGAGAAGCTCGGCTTCCCGTGCATCATCCGCCCGTCCTTCACCATGGGCGGCACCGGTGGCGGTATTGCCTACAACCGTGAAGAGTTCGAAGAAATCTGCACCCGTGGTCTGGACCTGTCGCCGACCAAAGAGCTGCTGATCGACGAATCGCTGATCGGCTGGAAGGAATACGAGATGGAGGTGGTCCGCGACAAGAAGGACAACTGCATCATCGTCTGCTCGATCGAGAACTTCGACCCGATGGGCGTACACACCGGTGACTCGATCACTGTTGCTCCGGCACAGACCCTGACCGACAAGGAATACCAGATCATGCGCAACGCCTCGCTGGCGGTGCTGCGTGAGATCGGTGTCGAGACTGGCGGTTCCAACGTGCAGTTCGGTATCTGCCCGAACACTGGCCGCATGGTCGTGATCGAGATGAACCCGCGCGTATCGCGTTCCTCGGCTCTGGCTTCGAAAGCTACCGGCTTCCCGATCGCCAAGATCGCCGCCAAACTGGCCATCGGTTACACCCTCGACGAACTGCAGAACGACATCACCGGCGGCCGTACCCCGGCGTCCTTCGAACCGTCGATCGACTACGTCGTCACCAAGCTGCCACGCTTCGCCTTCGAGAAATTCCCCAAGGCCGACGCCCGCCTGACCACCCAGATGAAGTCTGTCGGTGAAGTCATGGCCATCGGCCGTACCTTCCAGGAATCCCTGCAGAAAGCCCTGCGCGGCCTGGAAGTCGGCGCCTGCGGCCTCGACCCGAAAGTCGACCTGGCCAACCCGGAAGCCGCCAGCATCCTCAAGCGCGAACTGACCGTGCCGGGTGCCGAGCGTATCTGGTACGTGGCCGACGCCATGCGTTCGGGCATGACCATCGAGGAAATCTTCCAACTGACCGGTATCGACCTGTGGTTCCTGGTGCAGATGGAAGACCTGATCAAGGAAGAAGAGAAGGTCAAGACCCTGGCCCTGTCGGCGATCGACAAGGACTACATGCTGCGCCTCAAGCGCAAGGGCTTCTCGGACCAGCGCCTGGCCAAGCTGCTCGGCATCACCGACAAGAACCTGCGCCGTCACCGCCACAAGCTGGAGGTGTTCCCGGTGTACAAGCGCGTCGACACCTGCGCCGCCGAGTTCGCCACCGACACCGCCTACCTGTACTCGACCTACGAGGAAGAGTGCGAGGCCAACCCGTCGACCCGCGACAAGATCATGATCCTGGGCGGTGGCCCGAACCGTATCGGCCAAGGCATCGAGTTCGACTACTGCTGCGTGCATGCCGCTCTGGCACTGCGTGAAGACGGTTACGAGACCATCATGGTCAACTGCAACCCGGAAACCGTCTCCACCGACTACGACACCTCCGACCGTCTGTACTTCGAGCCGCTGACCCTGGAAGACGTGCTGGAAGTCTGCCGCGTCGAGAAGCCGAAGGGCGTCATCGTCCACTACGGCGGCCAGACCCCGCTGAAGTTGGCCCGTGCCCTGGAAGAAGCCGGCGTGCCAATCATCGGCACCAGCCCGGACGCCATCGACCGCGCCGAAGACCGCGAGCGTTTCCAGCAGATGGTTCAGCGCCTGAATCTGCTGCAGCCGCCAAACGCCACCGTGCGCAGCGAAGACGAAGCCATCAAGGCCGCCGGCACTATCGGCTACCCGCTGGTGGTGCGCCCGTCCTATGTACTGGGCGGCCGTGCGATGGAGATCGTCTATGAGCTGGACGAGCTCAAGCGCTACCTGCGTGAAGCGGTGCAAGTGTCCAACGACAGCCCGGTGCTGCTCGACCACTTCCTCAACTGCGCCATCGAGATGGACGTGGATGCGGTCTGCGACGGCACCGACGTGGTGATCGGCGCGATCATGCAGCACATCGAGCAGGCCGGCGTTCACTCCGGTGACTCGGCGTGCTCGCTGCCTCCTTACTCGCTGAGCAAGGAAGTTCAGGACGAAGTCCGCGTACAGGTCAAGAAAATGGCCCTGGAACTGGGCGTGGTCGGCCTGATGAACGTGCAGCTGGCCTTGCAGGGCGACAAGATCTACGTGATCGAGGTCAACCCGCGCGCCTCGCGTACCGTGCCGTTCGTGTCCAAGTGCATCGGCACCTCGCTGGCGATGATCGCCGCACGCGTCATGGCAGGCAAAACCCTGAAAGAACTGGGCTTCACCCAGGAAATCATCCCGAACTTCTACAGCGTCAAGGAAGCCGTCTTCCCGTTCGCCAAGTTCCCGGGGGTTGACCCGATCCTCGGCCCTGAGATGAAATCCACCGGTGAAGTCATGGGTGTCGGCGACAGCTTCGGTGAAGCCTTCGCCAAGGCCCAGATGGGCGCCAGCGAAGTGCTGCCGACCGGCGGTACCGCGTTCATCAGCGTGCGCGACGACGACAAGCCACAAGTGGCTGGCGTTGCCCGCGACCTGATCGCCCTGGGCTTCGAAGTGGTTGCAACTGCAGGCACCGCCAAGGTTATCGAGGCGGCCGGCCTGAAAGTGCGCCGTGTGAACAAGGTGACCGAGGGTCGCCCGCACGTGGTCGACATGATCAAGAACGACGAAGTGTCGCTGATCATCAACACCACCGAAGGCCGCCAGTCGATCGCCGATTCCTACTCGATTCGTCGCAATGCGCTGCAGCACAAGATTTACTGCACCACCACCATTGCGGCCGGTGAAGCCATCTGCGAGGCGCTGAAATTCGGTCCGGAAAAGACCGTTCGTCGCCTGCAGGATCTGCATGCAGGACTCAAAGCATGA
- the carA gene encoding glutamine-hydrolyzing carbamoyl-phosphate synthase small subunit, whose translation MTKPAILALADGSIFRGEAIGADGQTVGEVVFNTAMTGYQEILTDPSYSQQIVTLTYPHIGNTGTTPEDAESNRVWSAGLVIRDLPLLASNWRNTQSLPEYLKANNVVAIAGIDTRRLTRILREKGAQNGCILAGDNITEEQAIAAARAFPGLKGMDLAKVVSTKERYEWRSSVWELKTDSHPTIDAADLPYHVVAFDYGVKLNILRMLVARGCRVTVVPAQTPASEVLALNPDGVFLSNGPGDPEPCDYAIQAIKEILETEIPVFGICLGHQLLALASGAKTVKMGHGHHGANHPVQDLDTGVVMITSQNHGFAVDEATLPANVRAIHKSLFDGTLQGIERTDKSAFSFQGHPEASPGPTDVAPLFDRFTDAMAKRR comes from the coding sequence TTGACAAAGCCAGCCATACTCGCCCTTGCCGACGGCAGTATTTTTCGCGGTGAAGCTATTGGTGCCGACGGTCAGACCGTTGGCGAGGTGGTATTCAACACCGCTATGACCGGCTACCAGGAAATCCTTACAGACCCTTCCTACTCGCAGCAAATCGTCACTCTGACCTACCCGCACATCGGCAATACCGGCACCACCCCGGAAGACGCCGAATCCAACCGCGTCTGGTCCGCCGGCCTGGTCATCCGCGACCTGCCGCTGCTGGCCAGCAACTGGCGCAATACCCAGTCGCTGCCTGAGTACCTCAAGGCCAACAACGTTGTCGCCATCGCCGGCATCGACACCCGTCGTCTGACCCGTATCCTGCGTGAAAAGGGCGCCCAGAACGGCTGCATCCTCGCCGGTGACAACATCACCGAAGAGCAGGCCATCGCCGCTGCCCGTGCCTTCCCGGGCCTTAAGGGCATGGACCTGGCCAAGGTCGTCTCCACCAAGGAGCGCTACGAGTGGCGTTCCAGCGTGTGGGAACTGAAGACCGACAGCCACCCGACCATCGACGCTGCCGACCTGCCGTACCACGTGGTTGCCTTCGACTACGGCGTCAAGCTGAACATCCTGCGCATGCTGGTCGCGCGTGGTTGCCGCGTCACCGTGGTGCCTGCCCAGACTCCGGCCAGCGAAGTGCTCGCGCTCAACCCCGATGGTGTGTTCCTGTCCAACGGCCCTGGTGATCCGGAGCCATGCGACTACGCCATCCAGGCGATCAAGGAAATCCTCGAAACCGAGATTCCGGTCTTCGGCATCTGCCTCGGCCACCAACTGCTGGCCCTGGCCTCCGGCGCCAAGACCGTGAAGATGGGCCATGGCCACCACGGTGCCAACCACCCGGTCCAGGACCTGGACACCGGCGTGGTCATGATCACCAGCCAGAACCACGGCTTCGCCGTCGACGAAGCCACCTTGCCGGCTAACGTACGCGCCATCCACAAGTCGCTGTTCGACGGCACCCTGCAGGGTATCGAGCGCACCGACAAGAGCGCGTTCAGCTTCCAGGGCCACCCTGAAGCGAGCCCGGGCCCGACCGACGTCGCGCCACTGTTCGATCGTTTCACCGATGCCATGGCCAAGCGCCGCTGA
- the ftsH gene encoding ATP-dependent zinc metalloprotease FtsH gives MAKNLILWLIIAAVLVTVMNNFSSPNEPQTLNYSDFIQQVKDGKVERVTVDGYIITGKRTDGDNFKTVRPAITDNGLIGDLVDNHVTVEGKQPEQQSIWTQLLVASFPILVIIAVFMFFMRQMQGGAGGKGGPMSFGKSKARLLSEDQVKTTLADVAGCDEAKEEVGELVEFLRDPGKFQRLGGRIPRGVLMVGPPGTGKTLLAKAIAGEAKVPFFTISGSDFVEMFVGVGASRVRDMFEQAKKHAPCIIFIDEIDAVGRHRGAGMGGGHDEREQTLNQLLVEMDGFEMNDGIIVIAATNRPDVLDPALLRPGRFDRQVVVGLPDIRGREQILKVHMRKVPIGENVNAAVIARGTPGFSGADLANLVNEASLFAARASKRVVEMKEFELAKDKIMMGAERKTMVMSEKEKQNTAYHEAGHAIVGRVVPEHDPVYKVSIIPRGRALGVTMFLPEEDRYSLSKRALISQICSLYGGRIAEEMTLGFDGVTTGASNDIMRASQIARNMVTKWGLSEKLGPLMYAEEEGEVFLGRSAGSQHASVSGETAKMIDSEVRSIIDQCYATAKQILTDNRDKLDAMAEALMKYETIDADQIDDIMAGRTPREPRDWDNDSGTSGNQASQDDRPESPIGGPAAQH, from the coding sequence ATGGCAAAGAATCTGATCCTCTGGTTGATCATCGCCGCCGTCCTGGTGACGGTGATGAACAACTTCTCGAGCCCTAACGAGCCGCAGACCCTCAACTATTCCGACTTCATTCAGCAGGTCAAGGATGGCAAGGTCGAGCGCGTGACCGTCGACGGCTACATCATTACCGGCAAGCGTACCGACGGCGACAACTTCAAGACCGTCCGCCCGGCCATCACGGATAACGGCCTGATCGGCGACCTGGTCGATAACCACGTCACTGTCGAAGGCAAGCAGCCGGAGCAGCAGAGCATCTGGACGCAGCTGCTGGTCGCCAGCTTCCCGATCCTGGTGATCATCGCCGTCTTCATGTTCTTCATGCGCCAGATGCAAGGCGGGGCGGGCGGCAAGGGTGGCCCGATGAGTTTTGGCAAGAGCAAGGCGCGCCTGCTGTCCGAAGACCAGGTCAAGACTACCCTGGCTGACGTCGCCGGTTGCGACGAGGCTAAGGAAGAGGTTGGCGAGCTGGTCGAGTTCCTGCGTGACCCGGGCAAGTTCCAGCGCCTGGGTGGCCGCATCCCCCGTGGTGTGCTGATGGTCGGCCCGCCCGGTACCGGTAAGACCCTGCTGGCCAAGGCCATCGCCGGCGAAGCCAAGGTGCCGTTCTTCACCATTTCCGGTTCCGACTTCGTCGAGATGTTCGTCGGCGTGGGCGCCAGCCGCGTGCGCGACATGTTCGAGCAGGCCAAAAAACACGCACCATGCATCATCTTCATCGACGAGATCGACGCCGTTGGCCGCCACCGTGGCGCCGGCATGGGCGGCGGTCACGACGAGCGTGAGCAGACCCTTAACCAACTGCTGGTCGAAATGGACGGTTTCGAGATGAACGATGGCATCATCGTCATTGCGGCTACCAACCGCCCAGACGTACTCGACCCGGCGCTGCTGCGTCCCGGCCGCTTCGACCGCCAAGTGGTGGTTGGCCTGCCGGATATTCGTGGTCGTGAGCAGATTCTCAAAGTCCACATGCGCAAAGTGCCGATCGGTGAGAACGTCAACGCTGCGGTCATCGCTCGTGGTACGCCTGGCTTCTCCGGTGCCGACCTGGCCAACCTGGTCAACGAGGCTTCGCTGTTCGCTGCGCGTGCCAGCAAGCGTGTGGTCGAGATGAAGGAGTTCGAGCTGGCCAAGGACAAGATCATGATGGGCGCCGAGCGCAAGACCATGGTCATGTCCGAGAAGGAGAAGCAGAACACCGCTTACCACGAGGCTGGCCACGCCATCGTTGGTCGTGTCGTGCCCGAGCACGATCCGGTGTACAAGGTGTCGATCATTCCGCGGGGTCGTGCCCTGGGCGTGACCATGTTCCTGCCGGAAGAAGACCGTTACAGCTTGTCCAAGCGTGCGTTGATCAGCCAGATCTGCTCGCTGTATGGCGGTCGTATCGCCGAAGAAATGACCCTGGGCTTCGATGGTGTGACCACTGGCGCTTCCAACGACATCATGCGTGCGAGCCAGATTGCCCGCAATATGGTCACCAAGTGGGGTCTTTCCGAAAAGCTCGGGCCGCTAATGTACGCCGAGGAAGAGGGCGAGGTGTTCCTGGGACGTAGCGCAGGTAGCCAGCATGCCAGCGTCTCCGGTGAGACGGCGAAGATGATCGACTCCGAAGTGCGCAGCATCATCGACCAGTGCTATGCCACGGCCAAACAAATTCTCACTGACAACCGCGACAAGCTCGATGCCATGGCCGAGGCCTTGATGAAGTACGAAACCATCGATGCCGATCAGATCGACGACATCATGGCTGGTCGCACTCCGCGTGAGCCTCGTGACTGGGATAATGATTCTGGCACCTCCGGCAACCAGGCGTCCCAGGATGATCGTCCGGAGTCGCCGATCGGCGGTCCAGCGGCTCAACACTAA
- the greA gene encoding transcription elongation factor GreA, with amino-acid sequence MSITKYPMTVQGARALEEEHLFLSKTERPRLSQAIGEARELGDLKENAEYHAAREEQGMVEARIRDIEGRLQNSVVIDVTTIAHTGKVIFGTTVDLENTETGDQVTYQIVGEDEADVKKGKLSSGAPIARAIIGKEEGDTVVVKTPNGTVEYEIVEVKHI; translated from the coding sequence ATGAGCATTACCAAGTACCCGATGACCGTCCAGGGCGCTCGCGCCCTGGAAGAAGAGCATCTGTTCCTGAGCAAGACCGAGCGCCCGCGCCTGAGCCAGGCGATCGGTGAGGCCCGCGAGCTGGGCGACCTCAAGGAAAACGCCGAATACCATGCCGCCCGTGAGGAGCAGGGCATGGTCGAGGCGCGTATTCGCGATATCGAAGGCCGCCTGCAGAACTCGGTGGTGATCGACGTGACCACCATTGCCCACACCGGCAAGGTCATCTTCGGCACCACTGTCGATCTGGAGAACACTGAAACCGGCGATCAGGTGACTTACCAGATCGTTGGCGAAGATGAAGCCGACGTGAAGAAGGGCAAGCTTTCCAGCGGTGCGCCTATCGCCCGTGCCATCATCGGCAAGGAAGAAGGTGACACGGTGGTGGTGAAGACGCCGAACGGTACGGTCGAGTACGAGATTGTCGAAGTCAAACACATCTGA
- a CDS encoding YhbY family RNA-binding protein has translation MPLNNEQKKQYKSIGHDLKPVLIVAGNGVNEGVAAELERALADHELIKVEIRSEDREERAAAIAELCKVGRAELVQTIGKKALIYRKNPQPNKQLSNIHRYK, from the coding sequence ATGCCGCTCAATAACGAGCAGAAGAAGCAATACAAGTCCATTGGTCATGACCTGAAGCCGGTCCTGATCGTTGCTGGCAACGGCGTGAACGAAGGCGTTGCCGCCGAACTGGAGCGCGCCCTGGCCGATCACGAGCTGATCAAGGTCGAAATCCGTTCCGAGGATCGCGAAGAGCGTGCAGCCGCCATCGCGGAACTGTGCAAGGTCGGCCGCGCCGAACTGGTGCAGACCATCGGCAAGAAGGCGCTGATCTACCGTAAGAACCCGCAGCCAAACAAGCAGCTGTCCAATATCCACCGCTACAAGTAA
- a CDS encoding MFS transporter, with product MSKSNTSDRRLRAPSLEGILWQLAQVFWVGGLWVFHVGLVPALKVSSLAPLLVQDIAVQIDRWLIGVALLGLLTQLAVLARVDGLAAWWRQFRGQMLLLGFGACVSYYTLRYGISVGERWQMFCILVLGFSGIVLVAQPVPVRARHARH from the coding sequence TTGTCGAAGTCAAACACATCTGACCGGCGCCTGCGGGCGCCATCCCTCGAGGGGATCCTCTGGCAGCTGGCCCAGGTTTTCTGGGTTGGCGGCCTGTGGGTGTTCCATGTGGGGCTGGTGCCGGCGCTGAAAGTCAGTAGCCTGGCGCCGTTGCTGGTGCAGGATATCGCCGTGCAGATCGACCGCTGGTTGATTGGCGTGGCGCTGCTCGGGCTGTTGACCCAGCTGGCGGTATTGGCGAGGGTGGATGGCCTGGCGGCCTGGTGGCGGCAATTCCGCGGTCAGATGCTGTTGCTCGGTTTCGGCGCCTGTGTCAGCTATTACACGCTACGCTACGGGATCTCCGTGGGTGAGCGCTGGCAGATGTTCTGCATCCTGGTGCTGGGCTTCTCCGGCATCGTGCTGGTGGCCCAGCCGGTCCCGGTCAGGGCGCGGCATGCGCGCCACTGA